A stretch of Brassica napus cultivar Da-Ae chromosome C6, Da-Ae, whole genome shotgun sequence DNA encodes these proteins:
- the LOC106353813 gene encoding protein CHUP1, chloroplastic-like, which translates to MSRTSATSTTPSRVRAANSHYSVISRTRAQDDSSKPKSSGHDPAKNRRSSLLKRANSREEDTAVLAPQRARSVNRPAVVEQFGCPRRQISRKSDEAATTAAAAAAAEEDEKRKKMEEKLVVNESLIKDLQAQVLSLKTELEEARNSNAELELKNKKLSQDLVSAEAKISSLSSNDKPAKEHQNTRFKDIQRLIASKLEQSKVKKEVVVESSSRSSPPSPSPSRPPFPKFLVSPANTNSGKRDEASSPIAPPTPPPPPPPPPPRPLAKAARAQKSPPVSQLFQLLKKQDNTRNLSPSVNGNKSQVNSAHNSIVGEIQNRSAHLIAIKADIETKGDFINDLIQKVLTTCFSDMEDVVKFVDWLDNELATLADERAVLKHFKWPERKADALQEAAVEYRELKKLEKELSSYSDDPSIHYGVALKKMVNLLDKSEQRVRKLVRLRGSSMRSYQDFKIPVEWMLDSGMISKIKRASIKLAKTYMNRVANELESARNMDRESTQEALLLQGVRFAYRTHQFAGGLDPETLCALEEIKQRVPGHLRLARGNLAGAPS; encoded by the exons ATGTCACGCACTTCCGCCACCTCCACCACTCCTTCCCGCGTGAGAGCCGCGAATTCACACTACTCGGTCATTTCTAGAACTAGAGCGCAAGACGACAGCAGTAAACCAAAATCTTCCGGTCACGATCCGGCCAAGAACCGGCGATCATCTCTGCTCAAGAGAGCAAACTCCAGAGAAGAGGATACGGCGGTTCTGGCACCTCAGAGAGCTCGGTCTGTAAACCGTCCGGCGGTGGTAGAGCAATTCGGTTGTCCGAGGAGGCAAATATCTAGAAAGAGCGATGAAGCAGCAACAACTGCTgctgcggcggcggcggcggaggaagatgagaagaggaagaaaatgGAGGAGAAGCTTGTAGTGAACGAGTCATTGATTAAAGATTTGCAAGCGCAGGTTTTGAGTTTGAAGACAGAGCTAGAGGAAGCTCGTAACTCAAACGCAGAGCTTGAGTTAAAGAACAAGAAACTTTCTCAAGATCTTGTTTCAGCTGAAGCTAAGATCTCATCTCTTTCTTCTAACGACAAG CCAGCTAAAGAACATCAGAACACAAGATTCAAAGACATACAGAGGCTAATCGCCAGCAAACTGGAGCAATCCAAGGTTAAAAAGGAGGTAGTGGTAGAGTCATCATCAAGATCATCTCCACCATCACCTTCTCCTTCAAGACCGCCGTTTCCAAAGTTTTTGGTATCTCCAGCTAATACAAATTCAGGTAAAAGAGATGAAGCTTCATCACCTATTGCACCACCAACACCACCGCCTcctccgccaccaccaccacctagGCCTCTCGCCAAAGCAGCACGTGCCCAAAAGTCACCTCCAGTTTCGCAGCTGTTTCAGTTGCTGAAAAAGCAAGATAACACTAGAAACCTTTCGCCATCTGTTAATGGAAACAAGTCTCAGGTTAACAGTGCTCACAATAGTATAGTTGGAGAAATTCAAAACCGTTCCGCCCATCTCATCGCT ATAAAAGCTGACATTGAGACAAAAGGAGATTTTATCAATGATCTTATCCAGAAAGTCCTGACCACTTGTTTTTCGGACATGGAAGATGTCGTGAAGTTTGTGGATTGGCTTGATAATGAACTAGCAACTCTG GCTGATGAGCGAGCTGTGCTTAAGCATTTCAAGTGGCCTGAGAGGAAAGCTGATGCCCTGcaagaggctgcagttgagtacCGAGAGCTAAAGAAACTGGAGAAAGAACTTTCTTCCTACTCCGATGATCCGAGCATTCACTACGGTGTTGCCTTGAAGAAAATGGTCAACTTATTAGACAA GTCGGAGCAAAGGGTAAGGAAGCTAGTCAGGCTACGCGGCTCGTCCATGCGTTCTTATCAGGACTTTAAAATCCCAGTCGAGTGGATGCTTGACTCGGGAATGATAAGTAAG ATCAAAAGAGCATCGATCAAGCTTGCTAAAACCTACATGAATAGAGTTGCCAACGAGCTAGAATCAGCTCGTAACATGGATAGAGAGTCTACTCAAGAAGCGTTGCTTCTCCAAGGAGTCCGGTTCGCTTACAGAACGCACCAG TTTGCAGGAGGGCTGGATCCAGAGACACTGTGTGCATTAGAAGAGATAAAGCAACGTGTTCCTGGTCATCTCCGGCTGGCACGAGGGAATTTGGCCGGAGCTCCGTCATAG
- the LOC106355861 gene encoding probable mediator of RNA polymerase II transcription subunit 26a produces MTLMKPSASLDTWRDYFRPGDSDIFGIIEHAIMVADTDSPEELRSRRYTIVELLFSCQGSRCIGCDQPDLSKSGDNETNNGRKTMDTDDGAHEEDEMKLNNSQIVDEVMRIKDILLNKNDEPSVLFESLRNLTSMSITLDLIKGSEIGKAVNRLRKHGSDKISKLAKTLIE; encoded by the exons ATGACATTAATGAAACCATCTGCTTCATTAGATACTTGGAGGGACTATTTTCGTCCAGGAGATTCTGATATCTTTGGGATCATCGAGCATGCCATAATGGTGGCTGACACTGATTCCCCAGAGGAGCTCAGATCCAGGAGATACACAATCGTCGAGCTTCTCTTCTCTTGTCAAGGGAGCCGCTGCATTGGATGTGACCAGCCCGATTTATCAAAATCTGGCGACAATGAGACCAACAATGGCCGTAAGACCATGGACACAGATGATGGTGCTCATGAAGAAGATGAGATGAAACTGAACAATAGTCAGATTGTTGATGAGGTCATGAGGATCAAAGATATCttgttaaacaaaaatgatgag CCATCTGTGTTATTCGAATCCCTGAGAAATCTTACCTCCATGTCTATCACTCTGGATCTTATAAAG GGTAGTGAAATCGGAAAGGCAGTTAATCGCTTGAGGAAACATGGTTCCGATAAGATTAGCAAACTTGCAAAGACTCTTATTGAGTAA